The Haladaptatus cibarius D43 genome window below encodes:
- a CDS encoding MFS transporter, protein MSGETSDSSSLGLLTNREFIAISSTAFARSQAYSTILIALALYADMFQTTSTVEGLFGTAFAIVQLFIVLPLGRYIDTRNSKRILLFGLLLNVVVFVGFMFVENVTHVILVRVLQGTAASILWLTGMTVVGEISDEGSRGLWIGTYNQVGAISSLIGDIVGGLLLYVYGFQETYIALSLVTLGAFFSVLLFLRDNPGGRKDPEDSSGRETIEMLLGRSAIKALVFFRLSFSVGKMAVITFLPIYAYTEFGINPFMVGGIMAGGKLTKAITQGKVGHWTDRIKHTHWFILAGALVYALGTALIPLAGFAHIYIPDTTVTALGEEMALPGAFFVLFAAYAVLGIGDSLRLPASMALFVGEGEQFDAVASSLSLRSIAWKVGQVGGPVLVGAIWDATSVLVAFWTASGFIVVSSAVFAWLYSTDPAREQVDAVGGD, encoded by the coding sequence GTGTCCGGGGAGACGAGCGACAGCAGTTCACTTGGCCTGCTCACCAACCGCGAGTTTATCGCCATTTCCAGCACCGCGTTCGCGCGAAGTCAAGCGTACTCGACGATTCTCATCGCGCTGGCGCTGTACGCCGACATGTTCCAGACGACGAGCACCGTGGAAGGACTGTTCGGCACGGCGTTCGCAATCGTTCAACTGTTCATCGTTCTTCCACTGGGTCGGTACATCGACACGCGAAACTCGAAGCGAATTTTGCTGTTCGGACTCCTGCTCAACGTCGTCGTCTTCGTCGGTTTCATGTTCGTCGAAAACGTCACCCACGTCATTCTCGTTCGCGTCTTGCAGGGAACCGCCGCGAGCATCCTCTGGTTGACCGGAATGACCGTCGTCGGTGAAATCAGCGACGAGGGTTCCCGCGGACTGTGGATTGGAACCTACAATCAGGTCGGCGCAATATCGAGTCTCATCGGGGACATCGTCGGCGGACTCCTGCTTTACGTCTACGGCTTTCAGGAAACCTACATCGCGCTTTCCCTCGTCACTCTCGGCGCGTTTTTCTCCGTCCTCCTGTTCCTTCGGGACAACCCCGGCGGACGAAAAGACCCCGAGGATTCGAGCGGCAGAGAAACCATCGAGATGCTTCTCGGACGCTCGGCCATCAAAGCCCTCGTCTTCTTTCGCCTCTCGTTCAGCGTCGGAAAGATGGCGGTCATCACCTTCCTTCCCATCTACGCCTACACCGAGTTCGGCATCAACCCGTTCATGGTCGGCGGCATCATGGCGGGCGGAAAACTGACCAAAGCCATCACGCAAGGGAAGGTCGGCCACTGGACAGATCGCATCAAACACACCCACTGGTTCATTCTCGCGGGCGCGCTGGTGTACGCGCTCGGCACCGCGCTCATCCCACTCGCCGGATTCGCACACATCTACATTCCGGATACGACCGTCACCGCGCTGGGCGAGGAGATGGCGCTCCCCGGAGCCTTCTTCGTCCTCTTTGCGGCCTACGCCGTCCTCGGAATCGGGGACAGCCTCCGCCTTCCGGCCAGCATGGCCCTGTTCGTCGGCGAGGGCGAGCAGTTCGACGCCGTGGCCTCCAGCCTCTCCCTGCGCTCTATCGCGTGGAAAGTCGGACAGGTCGGCGGCCCAGTGCTGGTGGGTGCCATCTGGGACGCCACGAGCGTCCTCGTCGCGTTCTGGACTGCGTCGGGATTCATCGTCGTGTCGTCGGCCGTGTTCGCGTGGCTGTACAGCACCGACCCCGCGCGCGAGCAGGTCGATGCCGTCGGCGGGGATTAG
- a CDS encoding DUF7541 family protein yields the protein MDEQPGLSDQYRKSSPWPLFVAFGLALFEVGIVMAQYLFPVAVGGMLMFVGSCVGILRESEYIKNPWKGLVVSAGLAFAVGGVVWTMTTGDVRLRGTAILIGGVILLVGAIAGALWTGSSMNAS from the coding sequence ATGGACGAACAACCGGGACTCTCCGACCAGTACCGAAAATCCAGTCCGTGGCCGCTGTTCGTCGCGTTCGGGTTGGCGCTTTTCGAGGTCGGTATCGTCATGGCGCAGTATCTCTTTCCCGTCGCCGTCGGCGGCATGCTGATGTTTGTCGGGAGTTGTGTCGGCATCCTCCGCGAGTCGGAGTACATCAAAAATCCGTGGAAAGGACTCGTCGTCTCGGCGGGACTGGCGTTCGCCGTCGGCGGCGTCGTCTGGACGATGACGACCGGCGACGTGCGACTTCGGGGGACGGCCATCCTCATCGGCGGTGTCATCCTCCTCGTCGGTGCGATTGCCGGTGCCCTCTGGACGGGTTCCAGTATGAACGCGTCGTAA
- a CDS encoding DUF6684 family protein: MAERVFDRETILDTTVNVIPLGIMAFFFVVFLVFAPWGGSSLVGLISFALIVIPFIGLALLTYLTARVI, translated from the coding sequence ATGGCAGAACGTGTCTTCGACCGGGAAACGATACTCGACACCACGGTTAACGTGATTCCGCTCGGCATAATGGCGTTTTTCTTCGTCGTTTTCCTCGTCTTCGCGCCGTGGGGCGGCAGTTCCCTCGTCGGCCTCATCAGTTTCGCTCTCATCGTCATCCCGTTCATCGGGCTGGCTCTGCTAACGTATCTCACGGCACGAGTGATATAG
- a CDS encoding HTH domain-containing protein encodes MGDIDYRVITVPEDTPPDEYSWQQRRAEILQIIERANHPRAVNQTRLGERYDVSQSQISQDIDRLREYIVDAISETRADAFTESIYRTAIEGLLEQDDYRGVVRAVESRNDWLFDRGKMEKEPETHHVENEVTQSPSPDLNERQRKHLDYLTAGGARRGTLGRILGNRLRST; translated from the coding sequence ATGGGAGACATCGATTACAGAGTGATAACTGTCCCCGAGGACACGCCACCCGACGAGTATAGTTGGCAACAGCGCCGGGCAGAAATCCTCCAAATTATCGAGCGGGCGAACCATCCACGAGCGGTCAACCAAACTCGACTTGGCGAACGCTACGACGTCTCTCAGTCACAGATCTCCCAAGACATCGACCGACTTCGCGAGTACATCGTCGATGCCATCAGCGAAACACGGGCCGACGCATTCACCGAGTCGATCTACAGAACTGCCATTGAGGGGTTGCTCGAACAGGACGATTACCGTGGCGTCGTCCGGGCGGTCGAGTCGCGGAATGACTGGCTGTTCGACCGTGGGAAGATGGAAAAAGAGCCGGAGACACATCACGTCGAAAACGAGGTCACCCAGAGTCCGTCACCCGATTTGAACGAGCGTCAACGCAAGCATCTGGATTACCTCACCGCTGGTGGAGCTCGGCGCGGAACTCTCGGTCGAATCCTTGGAAATCGACTCCGTTCGACATGA
- a CDS encoding site-specific DNA-methyltransferase — translation MYHYSEEQSELKHLKAPSVWDVNDAAIDNQGDYGKHPAPFSTSLVEKALKYTTTEGELILDPFMGSGTTAVAAIQNERNFVGFELDEEGAYKPIIERRIREAKRQMTASVNQTIADDD, via the coding sequence ATCTATCACTACTCAGAAGAGCAATCAGAACTCAAACATCTGAAAGCACCGAGTGTCTGGGATGTTAACGATGCGGCCATAGATAATCAAGGCGACTACGGAAAACATCCGGCGCCGTTTTCTACAAGCCTCGTTGAGAAAGCGCTCAAATACACGACAACAGAAGGCGAACTCATCCTTGACCCATTTATGGGGTCGGGGACGACCGCGGTCGCGGCAATCCAGAACGAGCGGAACTTTGTCGGGTTTGAATTAGACGAGGAGGGGGCCTATAAGCCAATCATTGAGCGTCGAATCCGCGAGGCAAAGCGTCAGATGACCGCGTCTGTCAACCAGACCATTGCGGACGACGACTAA
- a CDS encoding DNA methyltransferase, with the protein MSDDLSLEDLPQPEFEGTVPVDDLETDGDNPNEMSDEQFGLLIDRMRSEGWLGGPILTNTDGVIADGEHRWRAAQELGLAEVPVRQFNIDEADRRLWRQEMNKNRGEHDKKRDALEYDYLLNNGKSDAVADLTDAADEDLDDLLAEIRVNKSSSIAYEYDVEHDVHFMDCIDGMQEHLEDDSVDMVFTSPPYNVEKTQSGDRKSEAVAYTDDRTEKEFREFLGAVFSELVRVTKPDGHIFINLDQRYGEGKMEKHDWVHDLVGLPLRSVIVWKKRPVSSSLPSSRRAIPAGLGTNLSLLRRAIRTQTSESTECLGC; encoded by the coding sequence ATGAGTGACGACCTATCCCTCGAAGACCTCCCTCAACCCGAATTTGAGGGGACAGTACCGGTAGACGACCTCGAAACAGACGGCGACAATCCAAATGAGATGTCGGACGAACAGTTCGGCCTACTCATCGACCGAATGCGGTCGGAGGGCTGGCTGGGCGGGCCAATTCTGACAAACACCGACGGTGTCATCGCGGACGGGGAACACCGCTGGCGAGCGGCACAAGAGCTAGGCCTTGCAGAAGTCCCCGTCCGGCAGTTCAACATCGACGAAGCAGACCGTCGTCTCTGGCGACAGGAGATGAACAAGAATCGGGGCGAACACGACAAAAAGCGTGATGCGCTTGAATACGATTACCTCCTGAACAACGGCAAAAGCGATGCGGTTGCCGACCTCACGGACGCGGCTGACGAGGATCTGGATGACCTCCTTGCGGAAATTCGCGTCAATAAGAGTAGTTCAATTGCATACGAGTATGACGTAGAACATGATGTCCATTTCATGGACTGTATCGATGGGATGCAAGAGCATCTAGAAGATGATAGTGTTGACATGGTGTTCACCAGTCCACCATATAACGTTGAGAAGACTCAATCAGGGGACAGAAAATCGGAAGCAGTCGCTTATACCGACGACCGGACAGAAAAGGAGTTCCGCGAGTTCCTTGGTGCAGTGTTCTCGGAACTGGTGAGGGTCACGAAGCCCGATGGGCACATATTCATCAATCTTGATCAGCGATACGGTGAGGGGAAGATGGAAAAACACGACTGGGTACATGACCTTGTCGGGCTTCCGCTCCGTTCTGTGATTGTTTGGAAAAAAAGACCAGTATCATCGTCCCTACCTTCCAGCAGGAGGGCAATTCCAGCGGGACTGGGAACCAATCTATCACTACTCAGAAGAGCAATCAGAACTCAAACATCTGAAAGCACCGAGTGTCTGGGATGTTAA